One segment of bacterium DNA contains the following:
- a CDS encoding enoyl-CoA hydratase/isomerase family protein, with protein MGYIRYEKKGSLGRITLGRAEASNRLTFEMMDELTALLKEAGEGCAVVFLAAEGADFCAGRESVRGGETPPLDVIRGRFRKIVEMNDALEFSPAVTVAALRGRAFGPGAGLISRTDIVLASSTARLAFPEIREGFPPTVVISHLARKLDRRAGFEMVATGREIDAEEGLRIGMVNRVLPDADLDAAAERLCRELLEAGEESLRTTKAFYRFAETARPEASADHAVNVIAAAIHSKGNVG; from the coding sequence ATGGGATACATCCGGTATGAGAAGAAGGGCAGCCTCGGGCGGATTACGCTCGGGCGGGCCGAGGCGTCGAACCGCCTCACGTTCGAGATGATGGACGAGCTGACCGCGCTCCTGAAGGAGGCGGGCGAGGGGTGCGCCGTGGTGTTTCTGGCCGCCGAGGGGGCGGATTTCTGTGCCGGCCGCGAGAGCGTCCGCGGCGGGGAGACCCCGCCCCTCGATGTGATCCGGGGGCGCTTCCGCAAGATCGTCGAGATGAACGATGCGCTCGAATTTTCCCCGGCCGTGACCGTTGCGGCCCTCCGGGGGCGGGCCTTCGGGCCGGGCGCGGGCCTGATCAGTCGGACGGATATCGTCCTGGCCTCCAGCACGGCCCGCCTCGCCTTTCCCGAGATCCGTGAGGGATTTCCGCCGACGGTGGTCATCAGCCACCTGGCCCGGAAGCTCGACCGCCGGGCCGGATTTGAAATGGTGGCGACCGGCCGGGAGATTGACGCAGAAGAGGGTCTCCGCATCGGCATGGTGAACCGCGTTCTGCCGGATGCCGATCTCGACGCGGCGGCCGAGCGGCTATGCCGCGAGCTTCTGGAAGCGGGCGAGGAGAGTCTCCGCACGACGAAGGCATTCTACCGGTTCGCGGAAACCGCCCGGCCCGAGGCCTCGGCCGATCACGCGGTGAACGTCATCGCCGCGGCCATTCACTCGAAGGGAAACGTGGGGTAG
- a CDS encoding WbqC family protein gives MIVSIHQPAYLPWLGYFHKILRSDVFVLLDTVQLEKNGYTNRNRIRTPSGVQWLTIPLRMKGHTGKTIGEMEINTAVAWMKKHIRTLEQAYGKRPFYPAHAPEVEALIDAAGGSLLEFLRKMLSHFLETLGMAEKKIILASELEAKDHRSELLLAICREIGADAYLSGAGGRDYLDVKLFEDVGVEVFFQDFRHPEYDQGYADFAPSMCILDSLFNIGAEETVKRLAESGGMSAPA, from the coding sequence ATGATCGTCTCCATCCACCAGCCTGCCTACCTCCCCTGGCTGGGATATTTCCACAAAATCCTGCGCTCGGATGTGTTTGTGCTTCTCGACACGGTTCAGCTGGAGAAGAACGGCTACACCAACCGCAACCGTATCCGCACTCCCTCCGGCGTGCAGTGGCTCACCATTCCCCTCCGGATGAAAGGGCACACCGGAAAGACCATCGGCGAGATGGAGATCAACACCGCCGTCGCATGGATGAAAAAGCACATCCGCACGCTGGAGCAGGCCTACGGGAAACGCCCTTTCTATCCGGCGCATGCCCCGGAAGTGGAGGCCCTGATCGATGCGGCGGGCGGTTCGCTGCTGGAATTTCTCCGGAAGATGCTCTCCCATTTCCTGGAGACGCTGGGGATGGCGGAGAAAAAAATTATTCTCGCCTCCGAGCTGGAAGCGAAAGACCACCGCTCGGAACTCCTCCTCGCCATCTGCCGGGAGATCGGTGCGGACGCCTATCTCTCCGGCGCGGGCGGAAGGGATTATCTCGACGTGAAGCTGTTCGAGGATGTGGGGGTGGAGGTTTTCTTTCAGGATTTTCGGCATCCCGAATACGATCAGGGCTACGCGGATTTCGCGCCGAGCATGTGCATTCTCGATTCGCTTTTCAACATCGGGGCGGAAGAGACGGTAAAGCGGCTCGCGGAGAGCGGGGGGATGTCGGCGCCGGCCTAG